Genomic DNA from Peribacillus sp. FSL H8-0477:
CAAGGGTGATGAGTCCCCCTATTAACCAGGCTAAGAGTGCTCTCGTTGAGTCACCGCTTGATTCAAGAACAATTCCTGGTTTCATAAAAATTCCGGACCCGATTACGGTTCCAACTACTAATGATGTTCCAACAAAGAAGCCGATGTTTTTCTTTAACTGTACTGTTCCCAAAGCATCCTCCCCATAACCTATGTATAAATTTAATGTAGTAATTATAACATGTTTAATATATAAGAATAATTTAATTGTTGGCTTTACTATGGCTGAAAAATGCTATTTAATCAACAATTTAAAGCCCTGCTTCTTTAAAAAGAAGCAAGGCTTTGTGTTTAGTTTAAATGACTATGTTTTTTGGAGTAACTAAAATAAATAATCGTCCCAATCGACAGCCAAATAACAAATGAAATCCAAGTAATCAGCGGCAGACTCGAAGCTAAATAGAGACATAGCAATGCGCTGATGGCCGGCAGGACAGGAACAAAAGGCACACGGAAGGACGCTTTCAAATTAGGATGACTTTTACGCAGCACAATAATAGCAAGTGACACGAGCGTGAAAGCTGCTAATGTCCCCATATTAACCAAATGAGCTAGGGTAGTTAAATCAACGAAACCAGCAATTCCAGCTGCTACGAATCCGGTAATCCAAGTATTGATGAACGGAGTCTTAAATTTCGAATTCACTTTAGCCAAGGTTTTAGGCAGGAGACCATCTCTGCTCATTGCATAAGAAAGACGCACCTGTGCATATATCAACGCTAATATTACGGTTGTAATTCCAGCAACTGCCCCTACAGATATAATTCCAGCCATGGAATCTTGTCCAACCACACGAAGTGCAAAGGATACAGGATCCGCCACATTTAGCTGGGTATACGAAACCATTCCTGTCAGCACAGCGGATACACTTATATACAATACTGTACAGATTAATAAAGATGTAACGATTCCAATTGGCATATTCCTCTTCGGATTTTTCACTTCTTCAGATGCTGTAGCAATCACATCAAAGCCAATATAGGCAAAGAATACTGTTGCAGCACTGGTAACAATCCCTTCTAATCCAAATGGTGCAAAGGGGGTCCAGTTTTCAGGTTTTACATAGTTGATTCCTGTAACAATAAACAACAAAATGACTCCTAATTTAATAAATACCATAATGTTATTAAATGTAATGCTTTCCTTTACTCCACGACTGACAAGCGCCGTGATTGACAAAATAATTAATACAGCGGGTAAATTAACTAGTCCGCCGGATCCCATTCCAGGAGCAGATGCTAACACTTTTGGCACTTCCATACCAAAGCCGGCAATAAGTGATTGGAAGTACGCAGACCAACCTGTTGCAACTGCTGCAATGGCAAGAATATATTCCAATATTAGGTCCCAGCCAATCAAAAAGGCAAAGATTTCTCCTAATGTTGCATAGGTGTATGTATAAACACTACCTGATACCGGTACAGCAGAAGAAAACTCAGCGTAACAAAAGGCTGCCAGCGCACACGCTATGCCAGCAAGGACAAAGGAAAGCATAATGGCAGGTCCGCCGCTGGTTGCAGCTACTACACCAGTGATAACAAAAATCCCAGTTCCAATGACACAACCGACACCTAGGAAAATTAAATCAAGTAATCCCATCGAACGATTTAGATCTTTTCGCTGACCTTGAACAAGTAAATCATTTATTGATTTTTTTCGAAATATTTGGTTCATGGGAGTCCTCCTGATTAAATACAAAAAAATTCTGAATTAATACATCAAATAGCAGTATATTGTCGATTTTTGTCGAAGTCAAGTTCCTTTTAAATGAATTGGTTTATATCATGCCTGTTTTATATAGTATCTAACAAAATCTAGTATCTATTTAGTCTTTACACATATTTCGATAAGCAATGTCAGGTAACACAATAAAACTCTCGTCCCATATATATGAGACGAGAGTTTTATATAGTCTATTCATTTCCAGCAATCGGAACCTTACCAAACAATAAACAGAAGGATGATTGCTAGTACTATTCGATAAATGGCAAATGGAGTCAATTTAATTTTTTCAATCAACTTCAGGAAGTATTTAATACAAAATAATGCAAACACAAATGCACTAATGAAGCCTGCAATGAAAAACGGCATCGCTTCAGGTGTAAAAAAGCTCCAATATTTAACCACTTTTAAAAGGGTAGCTCCAGCCATAATCGGTACGGCCATGATGAAGGTAAAATCTGCTGCAGCCCGATAACTCATTCCTAGGAGAACCCCTCCGGAAATTGTTGATCCCGAACGCGAGAATCCAGGCCATAATGACAAGCATTGAATAAGTCCAACACCAAGGGCTTGTTTATAGGTAATCTGATCAACTGTTTCAGTCTTAATTTTCGGATGCAGCTTATCAGCAGCAATCATAAGGAAAGCACCAATAAATAATCCAATTGCGACCGTTTTTACTGAAAAAAGATGATCGTCAATATAATCCTCAAAAGCAAGACCTAGTACTGCTGCTGGAAGTAATCCAACAATGATTTGCAATAAATTGAGTTTCTTTTGACCAGCAGGAGCTGAAGAATCCATTTTCTTCAATCCAAGCAAGTCCATAAAACGGCTCCAAAAAAGAACCACTACAGCAAGAATAGAACCTAGCTGAATGATTATCTTAAAAGCATTGGCAATCTCGTCTCCAAATAACTCATTTGATTTAAATAAAAAATCGTCGACAATAATCATGTGACCTGTTGACGAAACTGGTGCAAATTCTGTTAGTCCCTCAACCAATCCAAGGACTATTGCAACAAATATTTCCCACATTTCTTAACTCCACCTCGTTTGATCTTATTCAGCTCTAATTAACAGTATATTTATTATTTCTTTTCTTGCATACGGTCGATTTTACCGGTTGTATAGAAAATTGTCTAAGATAATAGGTGAAATATTGTCAGATACGACGTAAAATAGGGAAAAATAGCTAGAGACACCTCGTAAAAGGAAGTGAATGTAGTGAAAAAAATTAGTGTTTATGCTCATCGAGGATCAAGAGGTACACATCCTGAAAATACAATGGCTGCTTTTATCGAAGCCGAAAGAGTGGGTGCTGATGGCATTGAATTCGATGTCCATCTTACTAAAGACGGCGAACTTGTTATTATTCATGACGAAACTCTTAATCGAACGACCAACTTAACTGGCTTTGTTAAGGATTATACTGCAGTTGAATTAAGAAAAGCTGATGCTGGGGTGAAATTTTCACCTGCTTTCTCTGGAGAGGGCCTCCCCTTCCTCTCTGATGTGTTTGAATGGGCTTCAGCAAATAAACTGATTATGAATGTAGAGTTAAAAAATGATAAGCTGAACTATCCTGCTATTGAGCAAAAGGTCATATCCTTAATCCGTCACTATCATTTAGAAAGCCGTATTGTTCTTTCTTCTTTTAATCATTCTTCTATTGCAGAAGTAAAAAAACTCGCACCCGACATCGAGCGTGCATTACTATTTGAAGGTCTTCCAGATGATATTGTCAATATTTTATCTAAAAAGAAGGAAGCAGGATTTCATCCAGATGCGCCTAGTCTAACCAAAGAGTTAAACAAGCAGGCACAAGAACTAGGATATGTTGTACGGCCGTGGGTAGCTAATACAAAGGAATGGATCCTTAGAATGGCTGAGTTCGGGGTAGATGTGATAATGACTGATTTTCCTGAAGCCGCTATAGGCATTCTTCAAACTAAACAAGATCTCGAATCAATATAAAAAAGAAGGGGCATCAGCCCCTTCTTTAATCCATATTTATTAGGTTTTATCAACGAGACGATCCGCCTAGTTGTTGTTCAGCCATTTGTACTAAACGCTTAGTGATTTCTCCACCAACCGATCCGTTCGCACGAGCAGTTGTTTCTGCACCTAAATTTACTCCAAATTCAGAAGCGATTTCATACTTCATTTGTTCTAGTGCTTGTTCTGCTCCTGGTACTACTAAATCATTGCTGCTGTTGTTATTTGCCATATGTCTTTCACCTCCTCTCTACTATTAATGATTTACTAATCTCCCCTTTTGTATGTTTGCCAATTTATTGAAAGTTGTTTATTCACTTATCATGAATAAAATCTTTTCTCATACATTAATAATGAAGTCTTTTTCTTTTATGGCATGCCATCTATAAGAAGGAGGATATTCCTTTGCAAATACATGTTGTTCAGCCAAATCAAACGTTGTCAGGTATTGCATCAACATATGGGGTCACGGTAGACAGACTGATTGAGTCGAATAAAATTCCGAACCCAACCAACTTAGTTGTCGGACAAAATATCGTGATCCCTATTGTAGGCAGTTATTATTTCGTTCAGCCAGGAGATTCCCTTTATAGTATTGCGCAGAAGGTAAACGTTCCGTATCAAGAACTAGCGAGAATAAATGGCCTTTCAGAAAATCAACAGCTCTCCGTTGGTTACCGGCTTTATATACCAGCTCGAACAAAAACAACAGCCGAATTTAATGCGTATATTGAGCCGCGTGGATCCAAAGTATCAACTGTCTTAGAGCAAAGTGCTATAGAGAATGCACCGTACTTAACTTATTTAGCACCGTTTAGTTTCCAAGCAAAGCGAGACGGTTCTCTTAAAGAGCCGCTCCTAAATAACTTTGCCGAAATTGCTAGAAATAATCGCAATGTTTTAATGATGGTTATTACCAATCAGGAAAATGACCAATTTAATGATGAACTCGGACGGATTCTGTTGACTGATATGGACATACAAACTAAGTTTGTGACCACGATTATCCGAACAGCAAAGAAGTATGGATTCAAAGACATTCATTTTGATTTTGAATATCTTCGACCCGAGGACCGCATAGCATATAGTCAATTTCTTCAAAAAATGAAAACACGTTTTCAAAAAGAGGGCTGGCTATTATCCGCTGCCTTAGCTCCGAAAACCAGTGCAGAGCAAAAAGGCCGCTGGTATGAAGCTCATGATTATAAAGCGATTGGCGCAATTGTTGATTTTGTCGTAATCATGACATACGAATGGGGATACAGCGGAGGACCAGCACAGGCCGTTTCTCCAATTGGTCCCGTTCGGAAGGTATTAGAATATGCCATCACGGAAATGCCCTCTTCCAAGATTCTTATGGGGCAAAATTTATACGGTTACGACTGGACTCTTCCTTTTGTACAGGGAACAACTGCAAAAGCTGTCAGTCCACAACAAGCAATCGAAATTGCCGCTGACTACCAAGTGACCATTGAATACGATCAAACCGCTCAAGCCCCCCATTACACATATACTGATAACGATGATAAACAGCATGAAGTATGGTTTGAAGATGCCCGCTCCATTCAGGCGAAATTTGACCTTCTTAAAGAATTAAAACTACGAGGAATGAGTTATTGGAAACTAGGTCTCGCGTTCCCGCAAAATTGGCTCTTAATCAGCGATAACTTCAATGTACGGAAACGGGCATAAACAGAAAAGCTGTCTCAAAAGGTCCCGAACCTTTGAGCACAGCTTTTTTCTTTTTGAAAGACTACTTGTAACTAAATAAATGACCGCCTTATGAATCCATTTTTTTTTGTACATAATGGAATTAAGGAGAGTGACAAACATGCTAAGAGTAAGAGTAAAACAATTTTATGACAGCTATCCACGCTGGCCGCGGCTGGCTCGGCTGCTCGTGATTATTTGTCTATTTCTGCTGGGATTCGGCACTCTTATTCATCTAGTAGAACCACAAACCTTTACGTTCTTTGATGGGATATGGTGGGCGATAGTAACTGCTGGGACAATTGGATATGGGGACTTCGTTCCCGTAACGCCTTTGGGTAAAGCGGTTGGGATCGTTCTCATTTTTTCTGGAGCTGGTATTGTTGCCACTTACTTCGCCTCCATTGCGGCAGTAGCCGCTTCCTCAGAGAAGTCCTTTATTGAGGGAAAAAAACCATTCAAGGGGAAAGATCAGTTAATCATTGTAGGGTGGAATGAACGCTCTCGGTATATTATCGCGGATATGCACGAAAGAGAACCACAGCTGCCTATTGTCTTAATTGATGAATCTTTACCCAGACATCCACTGCCGCGTACAAACATTCATTTCATTCATGGACGAGCTGCTGAAGATAACGTCTTATTTAAAGCAAACATTCATGAAGCAAAACAAATTCTTATTACAGCTGATTTACAGCAGAATGAATTTCACACAGACATGTTTTCAATCCTTACCCTTCTAGCCGTTAAAGGACTGAATCCTGCGATCTATTGTTTAATTGAGATCCTTACAGAAGAACAGCGTCTTAACGCCTTAAGAGCCGGAGCAAACGGATTAATTGAAACCAATAAATTCGCCAGTTTTTATATGGTTAAGGCACTTATTACCGGTAAAACTGTTTTTGAAGAGGAAGAGCTTCCCTCCAAGTAAAAAACAAACTCGGGTATGACCTTTAAAATCGAGAAGTTGATTTCCTTTCCAGGTGTTTCGCTTTCCGCGGGCGGGCGGTGAGCCGTATCAATGCTTACACTCCTGCAGGGTCTCACCTGTCCCGCTGTTCCCGCAGGTGTCGACTTCAATCAATTGACTTTCTAAACATAAAATTAAAGGCCTATTTGGTCTGAAAAAAGCAAAAGAGGTTCAGAATGAAACCATTCAAAGCCTCTTTTGTCTACTGAAACCTTCTCCAAGGACAAGGTCTTTTACTGGAGCAATTATAAGAGTAACTTTTCGACCTCATGCAAATGAGCCTGACCAAGAGAAATATAGTCTTCAGGAAATTCCCCATCCTTATCCTTCGGTTCAGCAAATTGGTTAAAAGCAGCGGTTACATTCCCGATATTACCCTCTGGATCAACACTATCCTGGTAGACATGAGACAATAAAAAGGGCTGTTGCAGTTCTACGACAGCACCTGCAGAATCGAGCTCGCTGTTAACTGCTTTAAATGGCAATCGTAAAAATAAATACCCTTCCTTATCATCCATTTTATAATCAAAAGACCCATGTTCATAATCCCAATTCCCACCAATTGAATAACCCAGCGGTTTCAACTTTTGTTCTAAATCAGACAGTGAAAAAGCCTTACCTGAAAGTGAAGAAGACAACTCAATCATTCAAACATCTCCTTTTTCTACTTTAGATTAGCTTTACCCACACCGGATAAATCATCCGAAGAAAGAGCCTGTCTTTCAAATTTCTAGTGTATCTGTTGGGATCTGAATCTGTAGTTGTTCGATCTCTTTTTACTTAGTTTCGTCATCCTTATCACTTTGGTTTATTTTCTCAATCTCTCCTTGGAGTTTCGTTAGCTGCTTTTCTAAGTGTGACGATGAAATTGATGATTGGCTGGCGGCACCGCTAACGGCCGAACTCGATAGTAAAAAAACTATACAAGATAAGAATTACCAATATATGAACAAAAAAAATCCAGAGCAGCATAGCCGCTCCGGATTCATTATTACAGACGTTTTTCTAGTTCCGCTTTCTTTTCCTCAAACCCAGGTTTACCTAGTAAAGCAAACATGTTTACTTTATAAGCTTCAACTCCAGGTTGGTCAAACGGATTAACTCCAAGCAGGTAACCGCTGATTGCACATGCTTTTTCAAAGAAATACACAAGGTATCCGAATGTAAAAGCATCCATTTTAGGGATACTTACGATTAAATTCGGTACGCCGCCATCTGTATGAGCAAGCAATGTTCCCTCAAACGCTTTATCATTAACAAAATCAACTGATTTGCCAGCCAGATAATTCAAGCCATCCAAATCATTCTCTTCTGCTTCAATGGTTAGCTCATGACGCGCCTGGTCAACTTTAATAACTGTTTCAAAAAGGTCACGGCGACCTTCTTGTACATATTGACCTAATGAATGCAGGTCAGTCGAAAAGTTGGCTGAGGAAGGGAAAATACCTTTTTGATCTTTTCCTTCACTTTCACCAAACAACTGCTTCCACCATTCAGAGAAATACTGTAAGCCTGGCTCATAGTTAATTAACATTTCAATGGTTTTACCCTTATTGTAAAGTACATTTCGAACAGCAGCATACTGATACGCAAGATTTTCGGAAAGTTCATCTGAACTGAAATCTTGACGTGCCTCTGCTGCCCCTTTCATCATTTCTTCAATATTTGCACCGCTTACTGCAATAGGTAATAATCCTACAGCAGTTAATACAGAATAACGGCCTCCAATATCATCAGCAATGACGAATGACTCATAACCTTTTTCTGTTGCAAGTGTTTTTAATGCACCTTTTGCTTTATCTGTCGTAGCATAAATTCGAGATTTCGCTTCATTCTCTCCATATTTTTCTTCGAGAAGTTTACGGAAAATCCTGAAAGCCAAAGCAGGTTCTGTCGTCGTACCCGATTTAGAAATGACATTGATTGAAAAATCTTTATCTTTTAATAAATCCATTACATCCGTCATATAGGATGAACTGATATTATTTCCAACAAAGATAATTTGTGGTGTTTTACGCTGTTCGCCAGGAAGTGCATTATAGAAACTATGTTGCAGCATTTCAATTGCAGCCCGAGCTCCTAGATAAGAACCGCCAATTCCAATAACAAGTAAAACTTCTGAATCCTTTTGAATCTTTGCAGCGGACTTTTGAATCCTTGAAAATTCTTCTTTATCATAATTCTCTGGAAGATCGATCCAGCCTAGAAATTCATTCCCTGCACCTGATTTAGCGTGAAGAGATTGGTGCGCTGCTTTTACAGCATCTTGTAAGTAAGTAATTTCATGTTCACCGAAGAACGGTAATGCTTTTGAGTAATCGAAACGTACATGTGTCATGTTAGTTCCTCCATCTTCTATAAGAGTACCACTTCACTTTATACAAACCCATCCCATTAATCAAGATGCTCCTATACAAAAATCACAGGGATGCACGTAATATTGCGAGTACGTCTTCTCGATTTAACTTCTTAAAGTTACCAAATTCGCCGTTTATCATAGCTTTATCAGCCATTTCTTCTATTTTCGAATCATCTATATCATATTCCGACAATTTTGTGGGCGCACCTAAGCTGCTCCAAAATTCCCGCAGTTTTTCAATTCCCTCAAGAGCTGTTTCTTCA
This window encodes:
- a CDS encoding YugN-like family protein; its protein translation is MIELSSSLSGKAFSLSDLEQKLKPLGYSIGGNWDYEHGSFDYKMDDKEGYLFLRLPFKAVNSELDSAGAVVELQQPFLLSHVYQDSVDPEGNIGNVTAAFNQFAEPKDKDGEFPEDYISLGQAHLHEVEKLLL
- a CDS encoding undecaprenyl-diphosphate phosphatase; protein product: MWEIFVAIVLGLVEGLTEFAPVSSTGHMIIVDDFLFKSNELFGDEIANAFKIIIQLGSILAVVVLFWSRFMDLLGLKKMDSSAPAGQKKLNLLQIIVGLLPAAVLGLAFEDYIDDHLFSVKTVAIGLFIGAFLMIAADKLHPKIKTETVDQITYKQALGVGLIQCLSLWPGFSRSGSTISGGVLLGMSYRAAADFTFIMAVPIMAGATLLKVVKYWSFFTPEAMPFFIAGFISAFVFALFCIKYFLKLIEKIKLTPFAIYRIVLAIILLFIVW
- a CDS encoding glycerophosphodiester phosphodiesterase; this encodes MKKISVYAHRGSRGTHPENTMAAFIEAERVGADGIEFDVHLTKDGELVIIHDETLNRTTNLTGFVKDYTAVELRKADAGVKFSPAFSGEGLPFLSDVFEWASANKLIMNVELKNDKLNYPAIEQKVISLIRHYHLESRIVLSSFNHSSIAEVKKLAPDIERALLFEGLPDDIVNILSKKKEAGFHPDAPSLTKELNKQAQELGYVVRPWVANTKEWILRMAEFGVDVIMTDFPEAAIGILQTKQDLESI
- a CDS encoding amino acid permease: MNQIFRKKSINDLLVQGQRKDLNRSMGLLDLIFLGVGCVIGTGIFVITGVVAATSGGPAIMLSFVLAGIACALAAFCYAEFSSAVPVSGSVYTYTYATLGEIFAFLIGWDLILEYILAIAAVATGWSAYFQSLIAGFGMEVPKVLASAPGMGSGGLVNLPAVLIILSITALVSRGVKESITFNNIMVFIKLGVILLFIVTGINYVKPENWTPFAPFGLEGIVTSAATVFFAYIGFDVIATASEEVKNPKRNMPIGIVTSLLICTVLYISVSAVLTGMVSYTQLNVADPVSFALRVVGQDSMAGIISVGAVAGITTVILALIYAQVRLSYAMSRDGLLPKTLAKVNSKFKTPFINTWITGFVAAGIAGFVDLTTLAHLVNMGTLAAFTLVSLAIIVLRKSHPNLKASFRVPFVPVLPAISALLCLYLASSLPLITWISFVIWLSIGTIIYFSYSKKHSHLN
- a CDS encoding glycoside hydrolase family 18 protein; translated protein: MQIHVVQPNQTLSGIASTYGVTVDRLIESNKIPNPTNLVVGQNIVIPIVGSYYFVQPGDSLYSIAQKVNVPYQELARINGLSENQQLSVGYRLYIPARTKTTAEFNAYIEPRGSKVSTVLEQSAIENAPYLTYLAPFSFQAKRDGSLKEPLLNNFAEIARNNRNVLMMVITNQENDQFNDELGRILLTDMDIQTKFVTTIIRTAKKYGFKDIHFDFEYLRPEDRIAYSQFLQKMKTRFQKEGWLLSAALAPKTSAEQKGRWYEAHDYKAIGAIVDFVVIMTYEWGYSGGPAQAVSPIGPVRKVLEYAITEMPSSKILMGQNLYGYDWTLPFVQGTTAKAVSPQQAIEIAADYQVTIEYDQTAQAPHYTYTDNDDKQHEVWFEDARSIQAKFDLLKELKLRGMSYWKLGLAFPQNWLLISDNFNVRKRA
- a CDS encoding potassium channel family protein, whose translation is MLRVRVKQFYDSYPRWPRLARLLVIICLFLLGFGTLIHLVEPQTFTFFDGIWWAIVTAGTIGYGDFVPVTPLGKAVGIVLIFSGAGIVATYFASIAAVAASSEKSFIEGKKPFKGKDQLIIVGWNERSRYIIADMHEREPQLPIVLIDESLPRHPLPRTNIHFIHGRAAEDNVLFKANIHEAKQILITADLQQNEFHTDMFSILTLLAVKGLNPAIYCLIEILTEEQRLNALRAGANGLIETNKFASFYMVKALITGKTVFEEEELPSK
- a CDS encoding alpha/beta-type small acid-soluble spore protein; translated protein: MANNNSSNDLVVPGAEQALEQMKYEIASEFGVNLGAETTARANGSVGGEITKRLVQMAEQQLGGSSR
- a CDS encoding glucose-6-phosphate isomerase, yielding MTHVRFDYSKALPFFGEHEITYLQDAVKAAHQSLHAKSGAGNEFLGWIDLPENYDKEEFSRIQKSAAKIQKDSEVLLVIGIGGSYLGARAAIEMLQHSFYNALPGEQRKTPQIIFVGNNISSSYMTDVMDLLKDKDFSINVISKSGTTTEPALAFRIFRKLLEEKYGENEAKSRIYATTDKAKGALKTLATEKGYESFVIADDIGGRYSVLTAVGLLPIAVSGANIEEMMKGAAEARQDFSSDELSENLAYQYAAVRNVLYNKGKTIEMLINYEPGLQYFSEWWKQLFGESEGKDQKGIFPSSANFSTDLHSLGQYVQEGRRDLFETVIKVDQARHELTIEAEENDLDGLNYLAGKSVDFVNDKAFEGTLLAHTDGGVPNLIVSIPKMDAFTFGYLVYFFEKACAISGYLLGVNPFDQPGVEAYKVNMFALLGKPGFEEKKAELEKRL